One Paramisgurnus dabryanus chromosome 8, PD_genome_1.1, whole genome shotgun sequence DNA window includes the following coding sequences:
- the LOC135771746 gene encoding uncharacterized protein — protein sequence MFLSGVKSDSCLDIEITSSTSKERLTAQTLSCITCGKTFSSQRLLERHERKHTEQKLFTRSEISFTTLQEKKLHSEDHREKKKKKKKKQFHCEQCGKICVSSSDLNVHMRTHSGEKPFNCTECGKYFRTKQNLDIHQRLHTGEKPYECPHCGKSFNVNAALLRHQRLHTGEKPFKCSQCDKTFACSSSLKKHKIVHTEEKPYHCSLCGKSFGQRGTLLNHKRLHTGEKPFKCSQCDKTFAQSGHLKAHQRLHTGEKPFKCSQCDKTFACSSSLKKHKIVHTGEKPYHCSLCGKSFGQRGTLLNHKRIHTGEKPYKCSQCDMTFSKSDHLKSHQRLHTGEKP from the coding sequence ATGTTTCTTTCAGGTGTGAAGAGCGATTCATGTTTGGATATAGAAATAACGTCCTCAACATCAAAAGAGcgactgacagcacaaactctttcctgcatcacctgtggaaagacattcagctcacagagacttttagagagacatgagagaaaacacacagaacagaaactcttcaccagatctgagatcagctttactaccttacaagagaagaaacttcattcagaagaccacagagagaagaagaagaagaagaagaagaagcagtttCACTGTGAGCAGTGTGGGAAGATTTGTGTCTCTTCCTCTGATCTAAATGTtcacatgaggacacacagtggtgaaaagcctttcaactgcactgaatgtggaaAATACTTCAGAACCAAACAAAATCTTGATATTCATCAGAgacttcatacaggtgaaaaaccttacgagtgtcctcactgtgggaagagttttaatgTAAATGCTGCCTTACTAAGGCACCAGAgacttcatacaggtgaaaaacctttcaaatgttctcagtgtgacaagacgtttgCTTGTTCAAGTagcttaaaaaaacacaaaattgttCATACTGAggagaaaccttatcactgtagtctctgtggaaagagttttggACAACGGGGTACATTACTAAATCACAAGAgacttcatacaggtgaaaaacctttcaaatgctctcagtgtgacaagacgtttgctcagTCAGGTCACTTGAAAGCCCATCAGAgacttcatacaggtgaaaaacctttcaaatgttctcagtgtgacaagacgtttgCTTGTTCAAGTagcttaaaaaaacacaaaattgttCATACTGGggagaaaccttatcactgtagtctctgtggaaagagttttggACAACGGGGTACATTACTAAATCAcaagagaattcatacaggtgaaaaaccttacaaatgctctcagtgtgacatgaCTTTTTCTAAGTCAGATCACTTAAAATCTCATCAGAGacttcatactggagagaaaccataa